The DNA sequence GAGTTTGGATTGCTTAAACTCCTTTACGGTTTCCCAGGCACCACAGCTGCCACACCGCCCTACCCATTTGGGATGTTCGGCGCCACAGTCATCACAGACGTATACAGTCTTAATTTTGGCCATATTCTTTATTTACTGACTTTCTTTAAAAAACGAGGGTTGCAACAGCGTAATCATTCACCAGGATGATGGTGGCTGAAATAACAAATGCCTGAATTGCAGCTTTACCTACGCCACTGGCACCCCGGGTAGCTTTCAGGCCTACCCAGCAACTGATCAAACCGACGGAGATTCCAAAGGTCAGGGCTTTGACCAGACCGGGGATCACATCCTCAGTAACGACGAACACTGATTGAAAAGAATTGAAAAACATGGTGACACTGATATTAAAGAAGGCATCACCAATAATTGCTGCTGTAAAGAGAGCAATAATATCTGCCACCACAACCAAAAGGGGCATCATGATGATCATGGCTACCACACGGGGTGCCACCAGGTGACGAATGGGATCGATGGCCATCACTTCAAGGGCATCAATCTGTTCTGTAACTTTCATAGTTGCAATCTCGGCACCAATAGAGGAGCCATTTCGACCCGCCAGAACCAGGGCTGTTAGGACCGGACCCATTTCAGATAATATTCCTACTGCAACGATTTGCCCGAAAAACCTTGGTGGCAGTGTATCTTCCAATTGGTAGGCACCCTGCCAACCTGCCACAGCACCGGCAAAAACCGCGATGATGCTTACCAGGGGAAGGGCCTTGACACCCAATCGATAGAATTGTTCGTTGTATAAAATTCGATCCTGATGGAAGTAGCGGACATTTTTTAAAGCTTGACCAAGGAGAATGAATACTTCACCAATGCTGGCAACCAGACCAATGGTTTCACGACCAAGCCGCCGAACTAGTTTTTGCATTAAAAGTCCAGACCGAGGGACCAGATATGCTGTCGATTGTCCCAGAGGGTTTCTTCTGACATATCAAATGCCATATCATATCGCAGTACAAAAATCCCCAGATTCATACGCATCCCAAAACCAGTTCCCCAGTAGCTATTATTCTGACCTCGAAAAAGAATCTCAGGCAGAGTCAGACCATCTATCTGCTGGGCATCCCAGGTTTTCACCCAATCGCTGAACAATTCTCCCCTGATGTTGCCTATAACCATGGAAATTGGCCATTTGACTGAGAGATATTCTATAAAGGGGAATCGGAATTCAGCGTTGAAGGCTGTATAGTGATTTCCGGTGTAAGCAAAATAGGGAACGCCTCGAACCGGGACCACATATTCTGAAAAATACAGATCTTCATAATCTGATAGAATATCCAGATAAGCATTATCCAATCTGTAATTAATCCAGTTTGATATACCGCCAGCCATAAATGTTTCCGGGGTTTTACCATAACTACTGGCAGCAGATGCTCTCAGGGCGAAAGAATATTCTCTGGCAACTTTGATATATCTCCGAATATCCGTTCTGAAAGTTGCGAATTGTCGTGACGAGTTAGGCATGTCTGGCGAGAAACGGAAACCGGTTTCCATGCGCCATCCAGAAACGGGATAAAGACTGCCATACAAAACATTATCAAAACTTAGCTTCACCTCTGGAAGTACATAGCTTTGGTTGAGTGTAAGCTCAACTTTGTCGCGATCCTCTATCAAATCCAGATAACTGATGCTTTGATAAATGTTTAACCAATTCACGCTGGTTTCAAATCGGGAATATTTTGAGAATGGATAGTCGAGACCAAAAACGGTTCCGTACTTCCTGAAATGCCAGAGAGTTAAGAAATAGTCCGGGGATATACTCA is a window from the Candidatus Neomarinimicrobiota bacterium genome containing:
- a CDS encoding ABC transporter permease, with the translated sequence MQKLVRRLGRETIGLVASIGEVFILLGQALKNVRYFHQDRILYNEQFYRLGVKALPLVSIIAVFAGAVAGWQGAYQLEDTLPPRFFGQIVAVGILSEMGPVLTALVLAGRNGSSIGAEIATMKVTEQIDALEVMAIDPIRHLVAPRVVAMIIMMPLLVVVADIIALFTAAIIGDAFFNISVTMFFNSFQSVFVVTEDVIPGLVKALTFGISVGLISCWVGLKATRGASGVGKAAIQAFVISATIILVNDYAVATLVF